A section of the Dehalobacter sp. DCM genome encodes:
- a CDS encoding pentapeptide repeat-containing protein, with translation MSKTQSCTTTSIHKCCATRPMFDTELESLTLTKENIGDDAFFSYVKISECTLDHVEADQITFKEVIFQKVTFAEAALRRIDLMNVRFQNCDLSNADLSQAILHRVEFIHCKLIGINLTEATLRDVTFDACNGQYGFFSFTNCKQVSIGQSQFVSADFKNAVFSKVDFRDTNLRQAQFNFTKLKGIDFTTCDIEGIGVNIADVSGAVVTGLQAVELAGLFGLVVKDNE, from the coding sequence ATGTCAAAGACGCAATCGTGCACTACTACTTCCATACACAAATGCTGCGCTACCCGTCCCATGTTTGATACGGAGTTAGAATCGTTAACCCTGACTAAAGAAAATATAGGGGATGACGCATTTTTTTCATATGTGAAGATCAGTGAATGTACATTGGATCATGTGGAGGCCGACCAGATCACTTTCAAGGAAGTCATCTTTCAGAAGGTCACTTTCGCGGAGGCCGCCTTAAGGCGTATTGACCTGATGAATGTACGTTTTCAAAATTGTGATTTATCCAATGCGGATCTGAGTCAGGCGATTCTCCATCGCGTTGAGTTTATTCACTGCAAGCTGATAGGGATTAATTTAACGGAAGCCACATTGCGGGACGTGACCTTTGACGCGTGCAACGGCCAATATGGATTTTTCAGTTTCACTAATTGCAAGCAGGTGTCCATCGGGCAAAGCCAATTCGTCTCCGCTGATTTTAAGAACGCTGTATTTTCGAAAGTTGATTTCCGCGATACCAATCTTCGGCAGGCGCAATTCAATTTTACCAAGTTAAAAGGCATAGACTTCACAACATGTGATATTGAAGGTATCGGAGTGAATATTGCCGATGTCAGCGGCGCAGTGGTGACAGGGCTGCAAGCGGTAGAACTGGCCGGTTTATTCGGACTGGTCGTCAAGGATAACGAATAA
- a CDS encoding antibiotic biosynthesis monooxygenase, whose product MINVFHTFQSPDLNTVLPEIHNSLQSMGNVSGFKYVSLNQKENTQDYLLVSKWDDHAAYENWKRTIGSNNPIVQATPEFLNVMEERY is encoded by the coding sequence ATGATCAATGTCTTTCATACTTTTCAATCTCCGGATCTAAATACCGTCTTGCCCGAAATTCACAACAGCCTGCAGAGCATGGGAAACGTTTCAGGATTTAAATACGTATCACTGAATCAAAAGGAAAACACGCAGGATTATCTTCTGGTTTCCAAGTGGGATGATCATGCAGCGTACGAGAATTGGAAGAGGACAATTGGCTCAAATAACCCGATTGTTCAAGCCACTCCAGAATTCCTGAACGTGATGGAAGAAAGATATTAA
- a CDS encoding DUF3307 domain-containing protein, whose protein sequence is MGFVLLLVAHFIGDFILQTAAIAQKKTQSIRFFAIHCLIYAGIMLIALFNFASLNLTAVGAYVMIVGTHAVVDLLRIKILKRSEKGLNHKKTDLIVFIADQVVHLVIIFAAACLITESWMIWNDKVYHGLVYLLLYLICLSPTAILIKKVFVFFSFQTDTHSDSADKCITDKNDDDKRKDELISNGYLIGVLERIILLTLGLNGQMAAFGFVLAAKSLARFKQLEDKDFAEKYLVGTLLSSAVSLFCIMLGNAVLF, encoded by the coding sequence TTGGGATTTGTACTGCTGCTCGTCGCTCATTTTATCGGTGATTTTATCCTGCAAACCGCTGCGATAGCCCAAAAAAAGACGCAAAGTATCCGCTTTTTTGCCATTCATTGCTTGATTTATGCGGGGATTATGCTGATAGCGCTATTCAATTTCGCTTCCCTCAATTTAACTGCTGTTGGGGCCTATGTGATGATCGTCGGTACCCATGCTGTCGTTGATCTGCTCCGGATCAAGATTCTAAAAAGATCAGAAAAAGGCTTGAACCACAAAAAAACGGACCTGATCGTTTTTATTGCCGACCAAGTCGTTCATCTCGTTATTATTTTTGCCGCGGCGTGTCTGATTACAGAAAGCTGGATGATCTGGAATGACAAGGTCTACCACGGTCTGGTGTACCTCCTGCTTTATCTGATCTGTTTATCACCGACGGCGATTTTGATCAAGAAAGTATTCGTTTTTTTCTCCTTTCAGACAGATACCCATTCTGACAGCGCCGATAAGTGCATAACAGATAAGAACGATGACGATAAGCGCAAAGACGAATTGATCAGTAATGGCTATCTGATCGGTGTGCTTGAGCGGATTATTCTCCTCACGCTGGGGTTGAATGGGCAGATGGCAGCCTTCGGCTTCGTGCTCGCGGCAAAAAGCCTGGCCCGATTCAAACAATTGGAGGATAAAGATTTTGCTGAGAAGTATCTTGTCGGCACGCTCTTGAGTTCTGCTGTTTCATTATTTTGCATTATGCTCGGCAATGCGGTCCTATTTTAA
- a CDS encoding SatD family protein — MPHTAMIIDIVNSKKMSPNAREEIQVFIKQSLAVLNRLFRPSLVFPVIFSAGDEVQGLFSAPHAAFMYFRLISMILSPLPLRCGIGVGDWDVKIVDGTSAEQDGSAYHLARNAISLSHKQAGSSVLFNSDTENDAYINTLLNVSWLLIQEQRAYQNQVYVLTELMQPFYDKRSMDDAHFVEVSDLVSGKYTLNYYINRDTLPGNVWRDLKKKDLSCDPVFILSESILDTKMTFGSTLKKGLSKKISNITNTTRQNMDMVIKNSKLLTIRHIDLTAIVWIHRHFRG, encoded by the coding sequence ATGCCCCACACGGCCATGATTATCGATATCGTCAATTCAAAGAAAATGAGTCCGAACGCAAGGGAAGAGATACAGGTTTTTATTAAACAAAGCTTAGCGGTTTTAAATCGACTTTTCCGACCTTCCTTGGTTTTTCCTGTTATCTTTAGTGCCGGCGATGAAGTGCAGGGACTATTTTCTGCGCCACACGCGGCTTTCATGTACTTCCGTCTGATAAGTATGATCCTGTCACCGCTCCCATTGCGCTGCGGTATCGGGGTCGGCGATTGGGATGTGAAAATCGTTGACGGAACATCAGCCGAGCAGGACGGGTCTGCCTACCATTTAGCCAGAAACGCAATTTCCCTTTCACACAAACAGGCAGGATCCTCTGTTTTATTCAACTCCGATACGGAAAACGATGCCTATATCAATACGCTGCTGAACGTATCGTGGTTACTCATCCAAGAACAAAGGGCGTATCAGAATCAGGTTTATGTCTTGACCGAATTGATGCAGCCATTCTATGACAAAAGGAGTATGGATGATGCTCATTTTGTGGAGGTATCTGATCTTGTAAGTGGAAAATATACCTTAAACTATTATATAAATCGCGATACCCTGCCAGGAAATGTCTGGCGTGATCTGAAGAAAAAGGATCTGTCCTGCGATCCGGTTTTTATTTTATCCGAATCCATCCTGGATACGAAAATGACCTTTGGTTCCACTCTAAAAAAAGGATTATCGAAAAAAATATCAAATATTACCAATACGACCCGACAAAATATGGATATGGTGATAAAGAATTCGAAATTACTTACAATCCGGCATATTGATCTTACAGCCATCGTTTGGATCCACAGGCATTTTCGGGGGTGA
- a CDS encoding HD domain-containing protein — MDIGKIINAMIAYYEGDVRRINHFIKVYGFAKAIGAMEGLDAATQEILEIAAVTHDIGIKNSEKKYNSASGSYQQVEGPPEAQMLLGNLGYSPSVIDRVCWLIAHHHTYDHITEMDYQILVEADFLVNAFEDQLSLTAIQQVAKKIFKTPAGLDFLNKLYRG, encoded by the coding sequence ATGGATATAGGAAAGATAATTAATGCGATGATCGCCTACTATGAAGGCGATGTCCGGCGTATTAACCATTTTATAAAGGTATATGGATTTGCCAAGGCCATCGGTGCGATGGAAGGGCTGGATGCTGCCACTCAGGAAATTCTTGAAATAGCCGCTGTCACCCATGATATCGGGATAAAAAACAGCGAAAAAAAATACAACAGCGCCTCAGGAAGCTACCAACAAGTCGAAGGGCCTCCGGAAGCGCAGATGCTTTTAGGAAATTTAGGTTATAGTCCGTCCGTAATCGACCGGGTGTGCTGGCTGATCGCACATCATCATACCTATGATCATATTACGGAAATGGATTATCAGATACTGGTTGAAGCCGATTTTCTAGTGAATGCTTTTGAGGATCAACTTTCACTAACAGCGATCCAACAGGTTGCCAAGAAAATCTTTAAGACGCCGGCAGGTTTAGATTTTTTGAATAAACTATATCGCGGATAA
- a CDS encoding O-acetylhomoserine aminocarboxypropyltransferase/cysteine synthase family protein, producing MRDETKCIHSGYSPKNTEPKQVPIVQSTTYVFDSTEDVGDVFDDPTKALIYSRFANPTVMAVEKKIAELEGGVGALCTASGQAASLISILNLCKAGDSFISTTQIYGGTFNLFAVSLKNLGIECIFVDCDADEETINRAFKPNTKAVFGETIANPALSVFDIEKFATIAHAHGVPLIVDNTFATPILCKPIAFGADIVVHSTSKYMDGHAVQVGGVIVDSGRFDWANGKFPDFTEPDESYHGISYVNDYSEAPYIIKARMQLMRDYGAYPSANSAFLLNLGLETLAVRMERYCSNAIQVAKYFEASDKIEKVSYPGLERDKYYPLTQKYLKGASGVISIIIKGGKENAVKFMDSLKLATIEVHVADIRTCVLHPASATHRQLTEEQLVAAGINPGMIRFSVGLESIEDIIEDIEQSLSAI from the coding sequence ATGAGAGATGAGACAAAATGCATCCATTCAGGATATAGTCCGAAAAATACGGAGCCAAAGCAAGTTCCGATTGTTCAAAGTACGACGTATGTGTTTGATTCCACGGAAGATGTGGGCGACGTATTTGACGATCCGACCAAAGCATTGATTTATTCGCGCTTTGCGAATCCAACGGTTATGGCTGTGGAAAAGAAGATTGCTGAGCTTGAAGGCGGCGTCGGCGCACTATGTACAGCTTCCGGCCAAGCCGCTTCGCTCATATCCATACTCAACCTATGCAAAGCCGGGGACAGCTTTATCAGTACGACTCAGATCTACGGCGGTACCTTCAATTTATTCGCCGTATCCCTGAAGAACCTTGGCATCGAATGTATCTTTGTTGATTGTGATGCTGACGAGGAAACCATAAACCGTGCGTTTAAACCCAATACAAAAGCAGTTTTTGGCGAGACAATCGCCAACCCGGCATTAAGTGTATTCGATATCGAGAAATTTGCCACAATTGCGCACGCTCATGGTGTGCCCTTAATTGTCGATAACACCTTTGCCACACCGATCTTATGCAAACCGATTGCCTTTGGTGCCGATATCGTTGTTCACTCCACGTCAAAATATATGGATGGACATGCTGTCCAGGTCGGCGGCGTTATCGTTGACAGCGGTCGTTTTGATTGGGCAAACGGCAAATTCCCGGATTTTACTGAGCCTGACGAATCCTACCATGGCATTTCCTATGTCAACGATTACAGTGAGGCACCCTATATTATCAAAGCGAGGATGCAGTTAATGCGTGATTATGGCGCATATCCTTCAGCGAATTCTGCTTTCCTCCTTAATTTAGGATTGGAAACCCTGGCTGTCAGAATGGAGAGATATTGTAGCAACGCCATTCAGGTTGCCAAGTATTTTGAAGCCTCGGATAAGATTGAAAAAGTATCCTATCCTGGATTGGAAAGAGATAAATACTATCCGCTGACGCAAAAATATCTCAAGGGTGCCAGCGGGGTCATTTCCATTATCATTAAAGGCGGAAAAGAAAATGCGGTGAAATTCATGGATAGTTTAAAATTAGCCACGATCGAAGTTCATGTCGCCGATATCCGTACCTGTGTTTTACATCCGGCCAGCGCGACCCATCGCCAATTAACGGAAGAACAATTAGTCGCCGCGGGCATCAATCCCGGTATGATCCGTTTTTCAGTGGGACTGGAGAGTATCGAAGATATTATTGAAGATATTGAACAAAGCTTATCCGCGATATAG
- a CDS encoding MFS transporter has protein sequence MPESTDSDWKKKIILFLASQTLSLFGSSLVQYAISWYITLTTQSGVMLTIAIICGFLPTFFLSPFAGVWADRYNRKMLIILADAAIALMTLMIAIIFLLGYKEIWLLLAVSAVRAMGTAVQAPAVSALIPQMVPEDKLTQVNATNSSIQSLIMLVSPMLSGVLLTFAPMESIFFIDVATAAVAITALLFFLHVPIHAKAQQNQKTGYFNDLKEGYQYIKNHDFLLTIFIFCAAYFFLVAPAAFLTPLQVARSFGSDVWRLTAIEVAFSGGMMVGGIVIAAWGGFKNKIHTIALASFISGLGTLALGMVPIFWVYLAIMAVIGIVMPAFNTPFIVLLQQKVEGDFLGRVFGVLTMISSVMMPMGMLVFGPVADMVRIEWLLIGTGALMMVVSILMRFNKVLIEAGKPT, from the coding sequence ATGCCGGAAAGCACTGATAGCGACTGGAAGAAGAAAATCATTCTCTTTCTGGCCAGCCAGACGCTGTCACTTTTTGGGTCGTCGCTGGTTCAATATGCCATCAGCTGGTATATCACCCTGACGACTCAGTCGGGTGTCATGTTGACGATTGCCATTATCTGCGGCTTCCTGCCGACTTTTTTCCTTTCACCCTTTGCCGGGGTCTGGGCGGACCGCTATAACCGGAAAATGCTGATCATCCTGGCCGATGCGGCCATAGCCTTGATGACGCTGATGATCGCCATCATCTTTCTTCTTGGGTATAAGGAAATATGGCTGCTCTTGGCCGTCTCTGCCGTCAGGGCCATGGGCACGGCAGTTCAAGCGCCAGCCGTCAGTGCATTAATTCCGCAAATGGTGCCTGAGGATAAACTCACGCAGGTGAATGCCACCAACTCCAGTATCCAGTCCCTGATCATGCTCGTATCGCCGATGCTTAGCGGCGTATTACTTACATTTGCCCCAATGGAGTCCATTTTTTTCATCGATGTTGCCACGGCCGCGGTGGCCATTACGGCACTGCTTTTCTTTTTACACGTCCCAATTCACGCCAAAGCGCAGCAAAACCAGAAAACAGGCTATTTCAATGACCTAAAAGAGGGTTATCAGTATATCAAGAATCACGATTTCCTTCTGACTATCTTCATCTTTTGCGCCGCCTATTTTTTCCTGGTAGCCCCCGCCGCTTTCTTAACGCCGCTACAAGTTGCCCGGAGTTTCGGCAGTGACGTTTGGCGGCTCACAGCCATTGAGGTGGCCTTTTCAGGGGGGATGATGGTGGGTGGTATTGTGATCGCCGCCTGGGGGGGCTTTAAGAATAAGATTCATACGATTGCACTGGCGTCCTTTATATCCGGGTTAGGTACTCTGGCTCTTGGTATGGTACCGATATTTTGGGTTTATTTGGCTATTATGGCGGTGATCGGAATCGTCATGCCGGCCTTTAATACGCCGTTTATTGTTTTACTGCAGCAAAAAGTAGAAGGGGATTTCCTGGGACGGGTATTTGGTGTCCTGACGATGATATCCAGCGTCATGATGCCCATGGGGATGCTTGTGTTCGGACCCGTTGCGGATATGGTCAGAATCGAATGGCTGTTGATTGGTACCGGCGCGTTGATGATGGTCGTGAGTATCCTGATGCGGTTCAACAAAGTGCTGATCGAAGCCGGGAAGCCAACCTAA
- a CDS encoding putative phage tail protein, translated as MSDRTVIVKQYLPEWLTEKEPITSLLESLGQDTGQAEDSIKDVLAQCFVDTATWGMKHWEEYLGILVDESKELSSRRGVVKSKLRGAGTTTPALIEATAESYENGNVDVVEFPRQNKVQIKFTDVYGIPPYMSDFDTAINYVIPAHLTIEYLYRYLTWGELDAAGITWADLDAAQLTWAEFEAWNPSQ; from the coding sequence ATGAGCGATCGGACAGTCATCGTAAAACAGTATCTTCCTGAGTGGCTAACGGAGAAGGAGCCGATCACGTCGCTGTTGGAATCTTTGGGGCAGGATACCGGTCAAGCGGAGGATTCCATCAAAGATGTTCTCGCCCAATGCTTCGTTGATACGGCTACCTGGGGGATGAAACACTGGGAAGAATATCTGGGAATCCTAGTGGATGAGAGCAAAGAGCTGAGTTCCAGGCGGGGTGTCGTCAAGTCAAAGCTCCGTGGGGCAGGGACGACCACGCCCGCCTTAATTGAAGCCACTGCTGAGAGCTATGAAAACGGGAATGTGGATGTCGTAGAATTCCCGAGACAAAACAAAGTTCAGATCAAATTTACCGACGTATATGGGATTCCCCCGTATATGTCGGATTTCGACACAGCCATTAACTACGTTATCCCAGCTCATCTTACGATCGAGTATCTTTATCGGTATCTGACGTGGGGAGAATTGGATGCAGCCGGAATCACCTGGGCTGACCTGGATGCCGCACAGTTAACTTGGGCGGAATTTGAAGCCTGGAATCCGAGTCAGTAG
- a CDS encoding baseplate J/gp47 family protein: protein MFEEQTYDEILQRLKSKVPSGIDHSEGSFIHDVLSPAALEMAQLYTNLSLAMTLAFAQTTNGHYLDYRAGEHGLTRKAATKAAGVVNVSGTPGVIIAQGQIFLTDGGIEFKSTEETTIPAAGTAEVLIQALEEGVTGNVPAEAVTTLQVALQGVTGITNESPITGGTDEETDEDFLTRLLVKVRSPATSGNVAHYVQWATEVTGVGDAKVFPLWDGAGTVKVVIVDSEKTPAEAETISAAAAYIESVRPVGAAVTVESAVGVNITIAATVTLAPNYTLEQVTASFEDLLDVHLRDIAFKQSYVSFAKIASTLLETPGILDHTGLLVNGGISNILIGTAFDHCEVAVRGTVTLA from the coding sequence TTGTTTGAAGAACAAACCTATGATGAAATACTGCAACGCTTAAAGAGCAAGGTGCCTTCCGGAATCGATCATTCGGAAGGCAGTTTTATTCATGATGTTTTATCCCCGGCAGCCCTGGAAATGGCTCAACTCTATACCAATTTAAGTTTGGCAATGACCCTTGCCTTCGCGCAAACGACCAATGGGCACTATCTTGATTACCGGGCAGGGGAACATGGGCTGACCAGAAAAGCAGCAACAAAGGCTGCGGGTGTCGTCAATGTATCCGGTACGCCGGGCGTGATTATCGCCCAAGGACAAATCTTCCTGACTGATGGGGGAATCGAATTCAAATCCACGGAAGAAACCACCATTCCCGCAGCAGGAACAGCAGAAGTCCTTATCCAGGCATTAGAAGAAGGGGTTACCGGTAATGTACCGGCTGAGGCAGTAACTACACTTCAGGTCGCACTTCAGGGCGTTACGGGAATCACAAACGAAAGCCCGATAACCGGCGGCACAGATGAAGAAACAGATGAGGACTTTCTGACTCGGCTATTGGTTAAGGTCCGTAGTCCGGCAACCAGTGGTAATGTCGCCCATTACGTGCAATGGGCGACGGAGGTCACCGGCGTTGGCGATGCGAAGGTATTTCCGTTATGGGATGGTGCCGGGACGGTCAAAGTGGTTATCGTTGATTCGGAGAAAACGCCCGCCGAAGCAGAGACTATTTCAGCCGCGGCAGCCTATATCGAATCCGTCAGACCGGTTGGTGCGGCGGTAACGGTGGAATCGGCTGTCGGGGTGAATATCACCATCGCTGCCACGGTCACTCTGGCACCAAATTATACACTGGAACAAGTGACAGCCTCTTTTGAGGACCTATTGGATGTGCATCTCAGAGATATTGCCTTCAAACAGAGTTATGTGAGTTTCGCCAAGATTGCCAGTACGTTATTGGAGACTCCCGGAATCCTGGATCACACCGGACTATTGGTTAATGGGGGGATTTCCAATATCTTGATCGGGACTGCCTTTGATCATTGCGAAGTGGCTGTAAGAGGGACGGTGACGCTGGCATGA
- a CDS encoding DUF2634 domain-containing protein, whose protein sequence is MGEAVFPFILDTYTTDSSTVLEESAISKEYAWDFDRDCFLMVDGKLSTVSGQEAIKIWAMKALRTPRYRYLAYSWAYGHELENLVGQSLSQEAALSEAKRYITEALKVNPCIIEVKSLSVDLADATLKIACTLVTQYGEVAVVV, encoded by the coding sequence ATGGGTGAGGCGGTTTTCCCATTTATTTTAGATACGTATACGACAGACAGTTCCACAGTGCTTGAAGAATCTGCGATTTCTAAGGAATATGCATGGGATTTTGACCGTGACTGCTTTCTTATGGTGGATGGTAAATTGAGCACAGTCTCGGGGCAAGAAGCTATTAAGATCTGGGCGATGAAAGCCTTAAGGACACCGCGATACAGATATTTAGCTTACTCTTGGGCCTATGGCCACGAGCTCGAAAACCTGGTTGGCCAGAGTTTAAGCCAGGAAGCGGCGCTGAGTGAAGCCAAGCGGTATATCACCGAGGCGTTAAAGGTTAACCCATGTATTATTGAAGTGAAAAGTCTGAGTGTCGATCTTGCAGATGCGACACTAAAAATCGCGTGTACCTTAGTTACACAGTATGGGGAGGTGGCAGTGGTTGTTTGA
- a CDS encoding DUF2577 domain-containing protein, with protein MDTKNPYSDLVKIMQTQGKKYNPPYIRIGQVTNPLPKIRIKLEDLQLDQDNLVMADALLDHGLRASMAVTTGSGETCGAAVGEHGSHYHSINEVGFAEGELCIKSCLKKGDRVALLPLENQQRYIVLCKVVSL; from the coding sequence ATGGATACCAAGAATCCTTATTCGGATCTGGTCAAAATCATGCAGACCCAGGGGAAAAAGTATAACCCACCATATATCCGTATCGGTCAGGTCACCAATCCATTGCCCAAAATCCGGATAAAGCTGGAGGATCTTCAGCTCGACCAGGATAATTTGGTGATGGCTGACGCGCTTCTCGATCATGGACTGCGGGCAAGCATGGCAGTGACAACGGGGAGTGGCGAAACATGCGGAGCTGCCGTAGGTGAACACGGATCACATTACCATAGTATTAATGAAGTCGGTTTTGCCGAAGGAGAGCTTTGCATCAAGAGCTGCCTAAAAAAAGGAGACCGGGTTGCTCTACTTCCTTTAGAAAACCAGCAACGATATATCGTTCTCTGCAAGGTGGTGAGTCTTTAA
- a CDS encoding XkdQ/YqbQ family protein, translating into MKVYLIVTDKKTDITQLVQRIGWSGDEKQAARKLDVEVLSSTDPNIPKVNFSPGNMLSLSEDNGKELFSGVIFYQERSRSSNTLHVTAYDGLIYLLKSKGTYNFKKTTAEAIAAKIAGDFGVSVGELKKTGIVQNLLVNAQSPYESITEAYAAAGKQTGKKYTVRMQNGRLYVLEKGTVTASLVLGSHLNMIGATYSESIENMINRVRIYNDNGDSLGKVENTDWLRRYGVLQAVYQKEQYKDPKNVAKNMLNGLERNGNISVLGNSDCISGTSVRIQEPVTGMNGLFEIGTDCHTWHEGHYTMDLGLKFTDVETKKG; encoded by the coding sequence ATGAAAGTATATTTAATCGTAACAGACAAAAAAACGGACATCACCCAGCTTGTACAACGAATTGGTTGGAGTGGGGATGAAAAACAGGCTGCCAGAAAACTCGATGTTGAGGTGCTCTCTTCAACCGATCCGAATATACCAAAAGTGAATTTTAGCCCGGGGAATATGCTTAGTCTGTCAGAAGACAATGGAAAAGAGCTGTTCTCAGGGGTTATTTTTTATCAGGAACGATCCCGGTCAAGTAATACGCTGCACGTGACGGCTTATGACGGTCTGATTTATTTACTTAAATCCAAAGGGACATATAATTTTAAAAAGACGACCGCTGAAGCGATCGCAGCTAAAATAGCCGGTGATTTTGGCGTTTCTGTCGGAGAATTGAAGAAAACCGGTATTGTCCAAAATCTGCTTGTCAATGCGCAAAGTCCTTATGAAAGTATTACGGAAGCCTACGCGGCAGCCGGCAAGCAAACCGGGAAGAAATATACCGTTCGTATGCAAAACGGGAGGTTATACGTTCTGGAAAAAGGGACAGTCACCGCGTCGCTCGTTCTCGGTTCCCATCTGAATATGATCGGGGCAACGTATTCGGAAAGCATTGAAAATATGATTAACCGGGTCAGGATCTATAACGATAACGGGGATAGCCTTGGCAAAGTGGAAAATACGGACTGGCTCAGAAGGTACGGTGTGCTTCAGGCGGTTTACCAGAAGGAACAATACAAAGATCCAAAGAATGTGGCTAAAAATATGCTGAATGGGTTGGAACGGAACGGGAATATTTCCGTTCTGGGAAACAGTGACTGTATCAGTGGGACTTCCGTAAGAATCCAGGAACCGGTTACCGGCATGAATGGGTTGTTTGAAATCGGTACGGATTGCCATACCTGGCATGAAGGCCATTATACCATGGACCTGGGACTGAAATTTACCGATGTGGAGACAAAAAAGGGGTGA
- a CDS encoding LysM peptidoglycan-binding domain-containing protein, with the protein MEFWLMNDNNTEKLQLPVPPSSFQITRGNINTKVNIQDAGEINLIGKEKLASITLSSFFPKEEYYFCQYTGFPSPYDCVHRIESWRKSGKAIRLIITSTDINIAASIESFQYGEKEEGTGDVYFTLELKEYRLITIETVASAASTTVTTKNARSTGREIPSSYTVKSGDTLWAIAKRYYGDGSKYPTLASKNGIKNPNLIYVGQVLKL; encoded by the coding sequence ATGGAATTCTGGCTCATGAACGACAATAATACAGAGAAGCTGCAGCTCCCGGTCCCGCCGTCTTCCTTTCAAATTACCCGGGGAAATATCAACACGAAGGTCAATATCCAGGATGCCGGTGAAATCAATCTCATTGGCAAAGAGAAGCTGGCCTCGATTACCTTAAGCTCTTTTTTTCCGAAAGAAGAGTATTATTTTTGCCAATATACCGGATTCCCATCGCCGTATGATTGTGTCCACCGGATTGAAAGCTGGCGGAAATCCGGGAAGGCGATCCGATTGATTATTACTTCCACGGATATCAACATCGCTGCTTCGATTGAAAGTTTTCAGTACGGGGAAAAAGAGGAAGGGACCGGCGACGTCTATTTTACGCTGGAACTGAAAGAATATCGGCTGATAACCATTGAGACCGTTGCTTCGGCAGCTTCGACGACGGTCACGACGAAAAATGCAAGATCGACCGGAAGAGAAATCCCTTCATCCTATACCGTGAAATCCGGCGATACCTTATGGGCTATTGCCAAACGGTATTATGGCGATGGCTCCAAGTATCCTACCCTGGCCAGCAAAAATGGGATTAAGAATCCCAATCTGATCTATGTCGGGCAGGTATTGAAGCTATGA
- a CDS encoding phage tail assembly chaperone → MNTLELLLKADTDQFKLPTRKVEIPRLSELFGGQAVFTCQALSPSKYNEIQEAAANFMNGQIQGIDMGEVQMDTVLAGVIDPNLKDKELMAHFKVPTPAELIKKMLLPGEIVMLFNVISEISGFGDDVVKEIKN, encoded by the coding sequence ATGAACACATTGGAATTGTTATTAAAAGCAGATACTGATCAATTCAAGCTACCGACTCGTAAGGTGGAAATTCCAAGATTATCAGAATTGTTTGGTGGTCAGGCCGTATTCACTTGCCAAGCCTTATCACCCTCCAAATATAATGAAATCCAGGAAGCAGCCGCCAACTTCATGAACGGTCAGATCCAGGGAATCGACATGGGGGAAGTCCAGATGGATACTGTTCTGGCGGGCGTGATCGACCCGAATCTAAAAGACAAGGAACTCATGGCCCATTTCAAGGTACCTACCCCTGCGGAGCTCATCAAAAAAATGCTGCTGCCCGGTGAGATCGTGATGCTTTTCAATGTGATCTCAGAAATCAGCGGTTTCGGAGACGATGTGGTTAAAGAAATAAAAAACTAA